One window from the genome of Deinococcus multiflagellatus encodes:
- a CDS encoding manganese-dependent inorganic pyrophosphatase — protein sequence MLAVFGHQNPDTDAMTAALVYARLLQRQGVDAQAYRLGEPNFETAFVLREAGLEAPPLLEALPAGSPVALVDHNESAQSLAGLHELTVTRVVDHHKLGDLTTTQPAYLRFEPVGCTGTLLLKLFREAGLDVEPLDARLMLSAILSDTLHFRSPTTTPEDRDAVGFLAPVAGIEDVEAYALAMFAAKSDLGDTPAETLLRMDYKVFPFGDPAAPQQWGLGVIETTNPGYVFGRQAELLRAMDAVKAEDTLNGVLLSVVDILNETNRTLVLSATEEKVLREAFGVEAHDHVADLGARISRKKQVVPALEAYFSAQG from the coding sequence ATGCTTGCTGTGTTTGGCCACCAGAACCCCGATACCGATGCCATGACTGCCGCGCTGGTGTACGCGCGTCTGCTGCAGCGCCAGGGCGTGGACGCCCAGGCTTACCGCCTGGGTGAACCCAACTTTGAAACCGCGTTTGTGCTGCGGGAAGCCGGTCTAGAGGCGCCCCCCCTGCTGGAGGCCTTGCCTGCCGGAAGCCCGGTGGCCCTGGTGGACCACAATGAAAGCGCGCAGTCGCTGGCTGGCCTGCATGAGCTCACCGTGACCCGTGTGGTGGACCACCATAAGCTGGGTGACCTGACCACCACGCAGCCCGCCTATCTGCGCTTCGAGCCGGTGGGCTGCACCGGCACCCTGCTGCTCAAGCTGTTCCGGGAAGCGGGGCTGGACGTGGAGCCGCTGGACGCCCGGTTGATGCTGAGCGCCATTCTCAGCGATACCCTGCACTTCCGTAGCCCCACCACCACCCCCGAGGACCGCGACGCGGTGGGTTTCCTGGCGCCGGTGGCTGGGATTGAAGATGTGGAGGCCTACGCCCTGGCCATGTTTGCGGCCAAGAGTGATCTGGGCGACACCCCAGCCGAAACGCTGCTGCGTATGGACTACAAGGTCTTTCCCTTTGGCGATCCGGCGGCCCCGCAGCAGTGGGGCCTGGGCGTGATTGAAACCACCAATCCAGGCTACGTCTTTGGGCGCCAGGCCGAGCTGCTGCGCGCCATGGACGCCGTGAAGGCCGAAGACACCCTCAACGGCGTGCTGCTGAGCGTGGTGGACATTCTGAACGAGACCAACCGGACGCTGGTGCTCAGTGCCACCGAGGAGAAGGTGCTGCGGGAGGCGTTCGGCGTGGAGGCCCACGACCATGTGGCGGATCTGGGCGCGCGCATCAGCCGCAAGAAGCAGGTGGTGCCGGCCCTGGAGGCCTATTTCAGCGCCCAGGGCTGA
- a CDS encoding bifunctional folylpolyglutamate synthase/dihydrofolate synthase — MVASPSWQMELDWLFAQQRFGIHPGLGRVRALLTRLGDPQRTFETVLVGGTNGKGSTAATLAAMLGAAEIRAGLFTSPHLTRFTERFVVAGEECPEDEVAAALARVRPAAEAEGASFFEIVTALGALLFAEAGVQVAVLEVGLGGRLDATNALDPALSVITNVGLDHTAILGDTLEAIAAEKAGILRPGRPAVTGVSPSLQLILQAQGADLWALGTEAQADVTGLDWAGSTVSLQSPAGQVTFHTPLLGEHGARNAALAALAAQRLGLTAAAMARGAATTRWPGRLEVMPWQGRRVLLDGAHNPDGARALVQALQALGVTRLPVVFGAAEDKDLSGVAAALAPLASHLILTRAALSPRSAAPATLAALFPNIPHTLTESPAQALQALDRLMGDLSSEAALVCGSLYLLGEVRPLLLGQAAETRERWQ, encoded by the coding sequence ATGGTTGCCTCCCCTTCGTGGCAGATGGAACTGGACTGGCTCTTTGCCCAGCAGCGCTTTGGCATTCACCCGGGCCTGGGCCGGGTGCGGGCGCTGCTGACGCGGCTGGGTGACCCCCAGCGCACGTTTGAAACTGTGCTGGTGGGCGGCACCAACGGCAAAGGCTCCACCGCCGCCACACTGGCCGCCATGCTGGGGGCCGCCGAGATCCGCGCCGGGCTCTTTACCAGCCCCCATCTCACCCGGTTCACCGAGCGTTTCGTGGTGGCGGGAGAAGAGTGCCCGGAGGATGAGGTGGCCGCCGCGCTGGCCCGAGTGCGCCCGGCGGCCGAAGCCGAAGGCGCCTCGTTTTTCGAGATCGTGACGGCGCTGGGGGCGCTGCTGTTCGCGGAGGCGGGCGTGCAGGTGGCTGTGCTGGAGGTGGGCTTGGGCGGACGCCTGGACGCCACGAATGCCCTGGACCCGGCCCTCAGCGTGATCACCAACGTGGGCCTGGACCACACGGCGATTCTCGGTGACACCCTGGAAGCCATCGCGGCTGAAAAGGCCGGCATCCTGAGGCCCGGTCGCCCGGCGGTGACCGGGGTATCGCCCAGCCTGCAACTGATCCTGCAGGCCCAGGGGGCCGACCTGTGGGCCCTGGGGACCGAGGCCCAGGCCGACGTGACCGGGCTGGACTGGGCGGGCTCCACCGTCTCCCTTCAGAGCCCCGCTGGGCAGGTCACCTTCCACACGCCCCTCCTGGGCGAGCACGGCGCCCGCAACGCGGCGCTGGCGGCATTGGCCGCGCAGCGCCTGGGCCTGACTGCGGCGGCCATGGCGCGCGGCGCGGCCACCACTCGCTGGCCTGGGCGGCTGGAGGTGATGCCCTGGCAGGGGCGGCGCGTGCTGCTGGACGGCGCCCACAACCCTGATGGTGCGCGCGCGCTGGTGCAGGCCCTGCAGGCCCTGGGGGTCACCCGCCTGCCAGTGGTCTTTGGGGCCGCCGAGGACAAGGATCTGTCCGGGGTGGCGGCGGCGCTGGCGCCCCTGGCCAGCCACCTGATCCTGACCCGCGCGGCCCTGAGTCCCCGCTCGGCCGCGCCGGCCACCCTGGCGGCCCTGTTTCCGAACATCCCCCACACGCTCACCGAATCCCCGGCCCAGGCCCTGCAGGCCCTGGACCGGCTGATGGGCGACCTCAGCAGCGAGGCGGCGCTGGTGTGCGGCAGCCTGTACCTGCTGGGCGAGGTGCGGCCCCTGCTGCTGGGGCAGGCGGCCGAGACCCGCGAGCGCTGGCAGTGA
- a CDS encoding carboxypeptidase M32 has translation MTMNDLMRRLGQVSDLEAAARLLSWEQEVSMPPEAAPGRGQQLATLAALGHELFTAEELGRLLEAAQPEDDTQAAVVRVARRDYAKATRLPTAFVEEQTRAQNEAHHAWLEARAKSDFALFAPHLSRMVELARRQADLMGFEDHPYDALLDDYEPGMRAAQVRTIFADLRARTLPLLTRLRGAGDAADYSVLTRPFPAEAQKAFAWRVAGEAFGLQGDFARQDESAHPFQSNFSRSDIRITTRVEPYWPACCFGTWHEAGHAMYERGVSQRWARTPVSAGASLGVHESQSRMFENLLGRSLPFWQRYFPVLAAAAPEVTAGLDPQTLYRAVNRVQPSLIRVEADEVTYNVHIMLRFELELALLEGTLAVRDLPEAWNARMQADLGLTPPNDAQGVLQDIHWSAGLIGYFPTYTLGNLLSVQLLEAARRTPEVAAGVDRAEYGPLLAWLVEHVHQHGRSLTPNELIVQATGQPLSADAYVAYLHRKYEAIYGLKETAGA, from the coding sequence ATGACCATGAACGATCTGATGCGCCGTCTGGGGCAGGTCAGTGACCTGGAAGCGGCGGCCCGGCTACTCTCGTGGGAGCAAGAGGTTTCCATGCCGCCCGAAGCGGCCCCGGGTCGCGGCCAGCAACTGGCCACCCTGGCGGCGCTGGGCCATGAGCTGTTCACGGCCGAAGAGCTGGGGCGGCTGCTGGAAGCGGCCCAGCCCGAAGACGACACCCAGGCCGCTGTGGTGCGGGTGGCGCGGCGCGATTACGCCAAGGCCACCCGGCTCCCCACCGCCTTTGTGGAGGAGCAGACCCGCGCCCAGAACGAGGCCCACCACGCGTGGCTGGAGGCGCGGGCCAAGAGCGACTTTGCCCTGTTTGCCCCCCACCTGTCGCGCATGGTCGAGCTGGCCCGGCGCCAGGCCGATCTGATGGGCTTTGAGGACCATCCCTACGACGCGCTGCTCGACGACTATGAGCCCGGCATGCGCGCCGCGCAGGTGCGCACGATCTTTGCCGATCTGCGCGCGCGCACCCTGCCGCTGCTCACGCGCCTGCGTGGCGCTGGCGACGCCGCCGATTACAGCGTCCTGACCCGCCCTTTCCCGGCCGAGGCCCAGAAAGCCTTTGCGTGGCGGGTGGCCGGTGAGGCCTTTGGTCTGCAGGGCGACTTTGCCCGCCAGGATGAAAGCGCCCACCCCTTTCAGTCCAATTTCAGCCGCAGCGACATCCGCATCACCACGCGGGTCGAGCCGTACTGGCCCGCCTGCTGCTTTGGCACGTGGCACGAGGCGGGGCACGCCATGTACGAGCGTGGGGTCTCCCAGCGCTGGGCGCGCACCCCGGTCTCGGCAGGCGCCAGCCTGGGGGTCCATGAGAGCCAGTCGCGCATGTTCGAGAACCTGCTGGGGCGCAGCCTGCCCTTCTGGCAGCGCTATTTCCCGGTGTTGGCGGCGGCGGCCCCTGAGGTCACGGCGGGCCTGGATCCGCAGACCCTCTACCGCGCCGTGAACCGCGTGCAGCCCAGCCTGATCCGGGTCGAAGCCGACGAGGTCACGTACAACGTTCACATCATGCTGCGCTTCGAGTTGGAGTTGGCGCTGCTGGAAGGCACCCTGGCGGTGCGCGACCTGCCCGAGGCCTGGAATGCCCGCATGCAGGCCGACCTGGGCCTGACCCCGCCGAACGACGCGCAGGGGGTGTTGCAGGACATCCACTGGTCCGCCGGGCTCATCGGGTACTTTCCCACCTATACGCTGGGCAACCTGCTGAGCGTGCAGCTGCTGGAGGCCGCTCGCCGCACCCCCGAGGTGGCCGCCGGCGTGGACCGCGCCGAATACGGCCCCCTGCTGGCGTGGCTGGTGGAGCACGTGCACCAGCATGGCCGCAGCCTGACCCCGAACGAGCTGATCGTGCAGGCCACCGGGCAGCCCCTGAGCGCCGACGCGTACGTGGCCTACCTGCACCGCAAATACGAGGCCATCTACGGCCTGAAAGAGACCGCTGGGGCCTGA
- a CDS encoding helix-turn-helix domain-containing protein: protein MKLHERLRELRSERGLRLKDVAETAGISVPYLSDLERGRTNPSLETLQTLAGAYAITVHDLLEGVEFYGTSTEGALPKGLADLVADPTLGPQITPDWVRTLSRIELRGKRPRDKQDWYEIYLHLKRILN, encoded by the coding sequence ATGAAACTGCACGAACGACTCCGCGAACTGCGCAGCGAACGCGGGCTGCGGCTCAAGGATGTGGCCGAAACGGCCGGAATCAGCGTTCCGTATCTCAGCGATCTGGAGCGTGGCCGCACCAACCCCAGCCTGGAAACCCTCCAGACCCTGGCGGGGGCCTACGCCATCACGGTCCATGACCTGCTCGAAGGCGTCGAGTTCTACGGCACGTCCACCGAGGGCGCGCTGCCCAAGGGCCTCGCTGATCTGGTCGCAGACCCCACCCTGGGGCCACAGATCACGCCCGACTGGGTCCGCACCCTGTCCCGCATTGAGCTGCGTGGCAAACGCCCGCGCGACAAGCAGGACTGGTATGAGATCTACCTGCACCTGAAACGCATCCTCAACTGA
- a CDS encoding bactofilin family protein translates to MGAETHNSMGSPEWLTLLHREADGELSPQDAARLAAVPDQAQVERWRQRLQQTAALVAVRPALPQGVAAEVARDIALLAQLQQAAVPPVPSVAAHIRAEVALARLLGAQVPPQPERGVAEGVAQAIGVDAALRRAPAPTLPHSVAAVVAAEVALGAQLQAPVPSTSVAAAVAADVALQAQLARVPVRQPRSLAAQVAARIGEAQTPPAPNAAPQPPLTVPVAAALLGRRRNPAPLFLVLSLLTALTVLAVSSAWPNLAAGALVLQTLLAQVSPVAGLGLGLLLITSVLVTWRPAPVTQRLGGLAFALSAVLTLPALYEVAGRGTVTFGQDVVVSGPVQGNVIAVGGSVRLQNTAQVSGEVVTLLGDVQRAPGAQVGGRVNALLGRAPGDAAALQTPVPPGVGAVTAAAFRPVLGWLGAAAWPQVFVTLTGGALLLLFVSGLAPLLARRQRHAPMRTLALGVLAVATLLGPASGLALVGLLGPALIAAALAALLIAVGLSVSAYDAGRTLATRARLPLPDMVGALVGLSAVAATLSVPPLAFAVALIGGAWGAGTLLLTRTDPSPLNHAA, encoded by the coding sequence ATGGGCGCGGAGACTCACAATTCCATGGGCAGCCCCGAATGGCTGACCCTGCTGCACCGCGAGGCGGACGGTGAGCTCTCCCCGCAGGATGCGGCGCGCCTTGCGGCCGTGCCCGATCAGGCCCAGGTGGAGCGCTGGCGGCAGCGTCTTCAGCAGACCGCCGCCTTGGTCGCGGTTCGCCCGGCCCTGCCGCAAGGGGTCGCGGCCGAGGTGGCCCGGGACATTGCGCTGCTTGCACAGCTGCAGCAGGCGGCAGTGCCCCCGGTGCCTTCGGTGGCCGCGCACATCCGCGCTGAGGTGGCCCTGGCCCGCCTGCTGGGCGCACAGGTGCCCCCCCAGCCCGAGCGAGGGGTGGCCGAGGGGGTCGCCCAGGCCATTGGGGTGGACGCCGCCCTGCGCCGCGCCCCGGCCCCCACGCTGCCCCATTCTGTGGCGGCGGTGGTGGCCGCCGAGGTGGCTCTGGGGGCCCAGCTGCAGGCGCCGGTCCCCAGCACCAGCGTGGCCGCCGCGGTGGCGGCCGACGTGGCCTTGCAGGCCCAGCTGGCCCGCGTGCCCGTGCGCCAGCCCCGCAGCCTCGCGGCGCAGGTGGCCGCGCGGATTGGTGAAGCACAAACCCCGCCAGCACCCAACGCCGCGCCCCAGCCTCCCCTGACTGTTCCGGTGGCGGCGGCGCTGCTGGGCCGGCGGCGCAACCCCGCGCCCCTGTTTCTGGTGCTGTCACTGCTGACCGCGCTGACGGTGCTGGCGGTCTCCAGCGCGTGGCCCAACCTCGCGGCGGGCGCGCTGGTGCTGCAGACCCTGCTGGCCCAGGTGTCGCCTGTGGCGGGCCTGGGCCTGGGGCTGCTGCTGATCACCAGTGTGCTGGTGACGTGGCGCCCGGCCCCCGTGACGCAGCGCCTGGGCGGCCTCGCGTTTGCCCTGAGCGCCGTGCTGACCCTGCCAGCCCTCTATGAGGTGGCTGGCCGCGGCACGGTGACGTTCGGGCAGGATGTGGTGGTCAGCGGTCCGGTGCAGGGCAACGTGATCGCCGTGGGCGGCAGCGTGCGCCTGCAGAACACCGCCCAGGTCAGCGGCGAGGTGGTGACCTTGCTGGGCGACGTGCAGCGGGCCCCCGGGGCCCAGGTAGGCGGGCGCGTGAACGCCCTGCTGGGCCGGGCCCCGGGCGACGCCGCCGCGCTCCAGACCCCGGTGCCCCCCGGCGTGGGCGCCGTGACCGCCGCCGCTTTCCGCCCGGTGCTGGGCTGGCTGGGGGCGGCGGCGTGGCCCCAGGTGTTCGTGACCCTCACAGGGGGCGCCTTGCTGCTGCTGTTCGTCTCGGGGCTGGCGCCGCTGCTGGCCCGGCGCCAGCGCCACGCCCCCATGCGGACCCTGGCCCTGGGGGTGCTGGCTGTGGCCACCCTGTTGGGCCCCGCAAGCGGCTTGGCCCTGGTGGGCCTGCTGGGCCCCGCCCTGATTGCTGCCGCGCTGGCCGCCCTCTTGATCGCCGTGGGCCTGAGCGTGAGTGCCTACGACGCAGGCCGGACCCTGGCGACCCGCGCCCGGCTGCCCCTGCCCGACATGGTGGGCGCCCTGGTGGGCCTCAGCGCCGTGGCCGCCACCCTGAGCGTGCCGCCCCTGGCCTTTGCGGTGGCCCTGATCGGCGGGGCCTGGGGGGCCGGCACCCTCCTCCTAACCCGAACGGACCCCTCTCCTCTGAACCACGCAGCGTGA
- the moaC gene encoding cyclic pyranopterin monophosphate synthase MoaC: MSELTHFRDGQPHMVDVTDKAPSTREATAEAWVRLPPEARAALETGTNPKGDPLVVARLAGLAGSKRTADLVLLCHPIPVTGAEVQVSLEPEGVRLWARVRTAAPTGVEMEALTAVTVAALNVYDMLKAASKAMEITGVRLLSKSGGKSGPYRAQEEARVSPADAWERPGP, encoded by the coding sequence GTGAGTGAACTCACCCACTTCCGGGACGGGCAGCCCCACATGGTGGACGTGACGGACAAGGCCCCCTCCACCCGGGAGGCCACCGCCGAGGCCTGGGTGCGCCTGCCGCCCGAAGCCCGCGCGGCCCTGGAGACCGGGACCAACCCCAAGGGCGACCCCCTGGTGGTGGCCCGGTTGGCTGGCCTGGCCGGCAGCAAGCGCACGGCCGATCTGGTACTGCTGTGCCACCCCATTCCGGTCACGGGCGCCGAGGTGCAGGTCTCCCTGGAACCGGAGGGCGTGCGGCTGTGGGCCCGGGTGCGGACTGCGGCGCCCACCGGCGTGGAGATGGAAGCCCTGACGGCCGTCACGGTCGCCGCCCTGAACGTCTACGACATGCTCAAGGCGGCCAGCAAGGCCATGGAGATCACGGGCGTGCGCCTGCTGAGCAAATCTGGCGGCAAGAGCGGGCCCTACCGTGCCCAGGAGGAAGCCCGCGTGAGCCCGGCGGACGCCTGGGAACGTCCGGGCCCCTGA
- a CDS encoding DUF177 domain-containing protein produces MTDSPRIHLGALLRSSSDDARAQGTLDHLHYEQGGTQQTLRFAEPAPFEVSVNALGGHEMYLQGSFEPVLIMECARCLRDVQVPLELRLGTLMRHEPSVNTPFLEEAESGEEVLVFGAPELDLSAYLAESALLAAPLSVLHDEACKGLCQVCGHDLNDGPCEHMAQVPVEAIDDELGIPEGSVHARQNPFAALADLKVPEE; encoded by the coding sequence ATGACCGATTCACCTCGAATTCACCTGGGGGCCCTGCTGCGTTCCTCGTCGGACGACGCCCGCGCACAGGGCACCCTTGATCACCTCCACTACGAGCAGGGCGGCACGCAGCAGACGCTGCGCTTCGCCGAGCCGGCGCCGTTCGAGGTGAGTGTCAATGCCCTGGGCGGCCACGAGATGTACCTGCAGGGGTCCTTTGAACCGGTGCTGATCATGGAGTGTGCCCGTTGCCTGCGCGACGTGCAGGTGCCGCTGGAGCTGCGCCTGGGCACGTTGATGCGCCACGAGCCCTCCGTCAACACGCCCTTTTTAGAAGAGGCCGAATCTGGCGAAGAGGTCCTGGTGTTCGGCGCCCCGGAACTGGACCTGAGCGCCTACCTCGCCGAGTCGGCGCTGCTGGCCGCGCCCCTGAGCGTGCTGCACGACGAGGCCTGCAAGGGCCTGTGCCAGGTCTGCGGGCACGACCTGAACGACGGGCCCTGCGAGCACATGGCGCAGGTGCCCGTGGAGGCCATTGACGATGAGCTGGGAATCCCCGAAGGCTCGGTCCATGCCCGGCAAAACCCTTTTGCGGCCCTGGCCGACCTGAAGGTGCCCGAGGAGTGA
- a CDS encoding glucose-1-phosphate thymidylyltransferase: protein MKAIIPAAGLGTRLRPLTYTRPKPVLRVAGYPIICHAIGTLRQAGITEIGIVVSDITRDEIQHAVEDLQGVQLTLINQHEQLGLGHAVLTAREWVGQDDFCVYLGDNLFEFGAQPFVERFQQTRPTALIALVEVENPTAFGVAELQGEQITRLVEKPAVPPSNLAVAGLYCFTPELFEVLEGMPPSARGEYEITDGIQGLIERGRTVTGQPVQGWWKDTGRPADLLDANRLLLERIEASIQGVTEDAQLTGHVVVPASARVTRSKIVGPVLLGDNVVIEDAYIGPFTSIGKGSVVRGAEVEHSVVDEGAIIEHVSTRLQDCLIGVRAQVRGGRTLPRTHKLTISDASVVELV from the coding sequence ATGAAAGCCATCATCCCCGCTGCAGGCCTGGGCACCCGCTTGCGTCCCCTCACCTACACTCGCCCTAAGCCCGTGCTTCGCGTGGCAGGCTACCCCATCATCTGCCACGCCATCGGCACGCTGCGGCAGGCCGGGATCACCGAGATCGGCATTGTGGTCTCAGACATCACGCGCGACGAGATTCAGCATGCAGTCGAAGACCTTCAGGGCGTCCAGCTGACCCTGATCAACCAGCACGAGCAACTGGGCCTGGGCCACGCGGTGCTCACGGCCCGCGAGTGGGTGGGGCAGGACGACTTCTGCGTGTACCTGGGCGACAACCTCTTTGAATTCGGGGCCCAGCCGTTTGTTGAGCGTTTTCAGCAGACACGGCCCACGGCCCTGATTGCCCTGGTCGAAGTGGAGAACCCCACCGCCTTCGGGGTGGCAGAGTTGCAGGGGGAGCAGATCACCCGCTTGGTCGAAAAACCGGCCGTGCCGCCCAGCAACCTCGCGGTGGCCGGCCTGTACTGCTTCACGCCGGAACTGTTCGAGGTGCTCGAAGGCATGCCCCCCTCGGCGCGGGGGGAGTACGAGATCACCGACGGCATTCAGGGCCTGATTGAGCGCGGGCGCACAGTGACCGGGCAACCGGTGCAGGGCTGGTGGAAAGACACGGGGCGCCCTGCTGACCTGCTGGACGCCAACCGGTTGCTGCTGGAGCGCATAGAGGCCAGTATTCAGGGCGTGACGGAAGACGCGCAGCTGACCGGCCATGTGGTCGTGCCGGCCAGCGCCCGGGTCACGCGCAGCAAGATCGTGGGGCCCGTGCTCCTGGGCGATAATGTGGTCATTGAAGACGCCTACATCGGCCCCTTTACCAGCATCGGCAAGGGCAGTGTGGTGCGCGGCGCTGAAGTCGAGCACAGCGTGGTGGATGAAGGCGCCATCATTGAGCACGTCTCCACCCGCCTGCAGGACTGCCTGATCGGGGTGCGGGCCCAGGTGCGCGGCGGCCGTACCCTGCCACGCACCCACAAGCTCACGATCAGCGACGCCAGCGTGGTGGAACTGGTGTGA
- a CDS encoding polysaccharide biosynthesis protein, which produces MLYLLVKACIDLALWLLAAVLAFGFRQPSAIDSGVAISALPYLAVTTAVMAVVSWYYHLARQSWQRASLLDLVRLAQATGLTTLLVVALAFILQPQWHLPRSVPVLAGVLGLVLMGAARMLTRLLYERRPHRRAQAKRRVLIVGAGEAGTLIAKEMQRHPEAGLTPIGFLDDEVTKQRRSIVGLPVFGPVGDLVAVARREQAAEILIAVPSAPGDFVRRVVQLAQSAEVRYRIIPGVFEILAGNVGINEIREVNLEDLLRREPVHLNTAEIAGYLRGRVVLVTGAGGSIGSEIVRQLCPFGPAKVLLFGRGENSVFGIQQELEHDWPEIQVLGLIGDVRDDKRLRAIFREYQPEVVFHAAAHKHVPLMEQSPSEAVLNNIFGTRNVVQCCLDFGVQRLVNISTDKAVNPTSVMGASKRVAEMVVSAGAAQAKAHQAFVSVRFGNVLGSRGSVVPIFMKQILAGGPVTVTHPEMVRYFMTIPEAARLVLQAGGLAENGKVYVLNMGEPVKIADLARDLIHLSGASHVDIVYSGVRPGEKLYEELLTTSEETQATTHQEIFSAQLQQCDPQTLETQLSRLGHFAAQGDARAIRAVMMDLIPENKFGSLR; this is translated from the coding sequence ATGTTGTATCTGCTGGTGAAAGCCTGCATTGACCTGGCCCTGTGGCTGCTGGCAGCCGTTCTTGCCTTCGGCTTTCGTCAACCCTCAGCGATTGATAGTGGTGTGGCCATCTCGGCGCTGCCGTACCTGGCCGTGACCACCGCCGTGATGGCCGTGGTGTCGTGGTATTACCACCTTGCCCGGCAGTCTTGGCAGCGGGCCAGCCTGCTGGATCTGGTGCGTCTTGCCCAGGCCACGGGTCTCACCACCTTGCTGGTCGTGGCCCTGGCCTTCATTCTGCAGCCGCAGTGGCATTTGCCCCGCAGCGTACCTGTGCTGGCGGGCGTTCTGGGGTTGGTGCTGATGGGGGCTGCGCGCATGCTGACGCGGCTCCTGTATGAGCGGCGCCCCCACCGCCGCGCCCAGGCCAAGCGGCGGGTACTGATTGTGGGGGCTGGTGAGGCCGGCACCTTGATTGCCAAAGAGATGCAGCGCCATCCGGAAGCGGGCCTTACGCCTATCGGTTTTCTGGACGACGAAGTCACCAAGCAGCGGCGCAGCATTGTGGGTCTGCCCGTGTTTGGCCCAGTGGGCGACCTGGTGGCGGTGGCCCGCCGTGAACAGGCGGCCGAGATCCTGATTGCCGTACCCTCGGCGCCAGGCGATTTCGTGCGCCGGGTGGTGCAACTGGCCCAGTCGGCCGAGGTGCGCTACCGTATTATCCCAGGCGTCTTTGAGATTCTCGCGGGCAACGTGGGCATCAACGAAATTCGCGAGGTCAATCTTGAAGATCTGCTGCGCCGCGAACCGGTGCACCTGAATACTGCCGAGATTGCCGGCTATCTGCGCGGGCGTGTGGTGCTGGTCACCGGGGCAGGGGGCAGCATCGGGTCGGAGATTGTTCGGCAGCTGTGTCCGTTCGGCCCAGCCAAGGTGCTGCTCTTCGGACGGGGAGAGAACAGCGTGTTCGGTATTCAGCAGGAACTGGAACACGACTGGCCCGAGATTCAGGTGCTGGGGTTGATCGGGGATGTGCGCGATGACAAGCGGCTGCGCGCCATTTTTCGGGAATACCAGCCGGAAGTGGTGTTTCATGCCGCTGCCCATAAGCATGTGCCCCTGATGGAGCAGTCGCCCTCTGAAGCAGTGCTGAACAATATTTTTGGCACCAGGAACGTGGTCCAGTGTTGCCTGGATTTTGGGGTTCAGCGGCTGGTGAACATCTCAACAGACAAGGCGGTCAACCCCACCAGTGTCATGGGTGCCTCCAAGCGGGTGGCCGAGATGGTGGTGTCTGCTGGGGCCGCCCAGGCCAAAGCGCACCAGGCTTTTGTATCGGTGCGGTTTGGAAATGTCTTGGGCAGTCGCGGCAGTGTGGTGCCGATCTTCATGAAGCAGATTCTGGCTGGCGGCCCAGTAACGGTCACCCATCCGGAGATGGTGCGCTATTTCATGACCATTCCGGAAGCCGCGCGGTTGGTGCTGCAAGCCGGTGGACTCGCAGAGAACGGAAAGGTTTATGTGCTGAATATGGGTGAGCCAGTCAAAATTGCCGATCTGGCCAGGGACCTGATTCATCTGTCCGGGGCGTCACACGTGGATATCGTGTACAGCGGGGTGCGGCCCGGCGAGAAGCTGTACGAAGAACTCCTGACCACCAGTGAGGAAACGCAGGCAACCACCCACCAGGAAATTTTCAGTGCGCAGCTCCAGCAGTGCGATCCGCAGACCCTGGAAACGCAGCTGAGCCGCTTGGGCCACTTTGCCGCGCAAGGGGATGCCAGAGCCATCAGGGCCGTCATGATGGACCTTATTCCTGAAAATAAATTCGGAAGCCTGCGCTAG